The following proteins are co-located in the Larimichthys crocea isolate SSNF chromosome XXIV, L_crocea_2.0, whole genome shotgun sequence genome:
- the slc2a1c gene encoding solute carrier family 2, facilitated glucose transporter member 1, whose translation MSCTIIEEFFNHTWKARHNQSMPDHSLTLLWSLSVSIKDFGALLGSLGVKYLADSYGRRNSILIVNCLSVVGACLMSASKTSKSFEVLILGRLVFGLFCGLVMSLNPLYIQEVSPTNLRGAFATLNQVSFATGILVGMVAGLETVLGTEHYWAMMLSLSLIPALTQYLVLPFCPESPRYLLINQGEESRAEAALLRLRGSADKVFTELEEMKEEAARTQSGVTIHEFFKKRRYKQPIIIVLIINLGSQLSGFNAIINYSTRMFQAKFDEAKYLTLGVGAVNVTFTLVAFFLMERAGRRRLLLTGFISIAVCNLLMTIVDSVLHLVPELRSLQVLLVFCLISAYELGPGPISWFIAAELFDQPGRPIAMAFTSMLNWGGKFVLALLFPPLLKVCGAYVYLLFMIVALVAFTFTWIRLPETKGRTFDDIAELFRGADEIPLHNKMGFNTFT comes from the exons atgtcaTGCACA ATCATCGAGGAGTTTTTCAACCACACCTGGAAAGCCAGACACAACCAGTCGATGCCAGATCACAGCCTGACTCTCTTGTGGTCGCTCTCCGTCAGCATTAAAGACTTTGGAGCCTTGCTGGGCTCGCTGGGAGTCAAATACCTGGCAGATTCTTATGGAAG ACGTAACTCCATCCTCATAGTgaactgtctctctgtggtggGAGCGTGTCTGATGTCTGCTTCCAAAACCAGCAAGTCGTTTGAAGTTCTCATCCTGGGACGGTTGGTGTTTGGTCTGTTCTGCGGCCTGGTGATGAGTCTTAATCCGCTCTACATCCAGGAAGTGTCCCCCACAAACCTGAGAGGGGCCTTTGCTACGCTCAACCAGGTGTCCTTTGCCACAGGCATCCTGGTTGGAATG GTGGCTGGTCTTGAGACAGTCTTGGGTACAGAGCATTACTGGGCCATGATGCTGTCCCTGTCTCTTATCCCGGCTCTGACACAGTACCTGGTCCTGCCTTTCTGCCCTGAGAGCCCTCGCTACCTGCTGATCAAccagggagaggagagcagagcagaggctg CCCTGCTGAGGCTGAGAGGCAGCGCAGACAAGGTGTTCACTGAGCTGGAAGAGATGAAAGAAGAGGCTGCCCGTACTCAGAGCGGAGTCACTATCCACGAGTTCTTCAAGAAGCGCCGCTacaagcagccaatcatcatcgTCCTCATCATAAACTTGGGCAGCCAGCTGTCCGGATTCAACGCG ATCATTAATTATTCCACCCGAATGTTCCAGGCCAAGTTTGACGAGGCCAAATACCTGACTCTGGGCGTGGGGGCTGTCAATGTGACCTTCACTTTGGTGGCA TTTTTCCTGATGGAAAGGGCAGGAAGGAGGAGGTTGCTCCTGACTGGTTTCATCTCCATCGCAGTGTGCAATTTACTCATGACCATAGTCGATTCTGTCCTG CACCTGGTCCCAGAGCTGAGGAGCCTGCAAGTCCTTCTGGTTTTCTGCCTGATTTCAGCCTACGAGCTTGGTCCTGGTCCTATCTCCTGGTTCATTGCTGCTGAACTGTTCGACCAGCCTGGCAGACCTATCGCCATGGCCTTCACCAGCATGCTCAACTGGGGAGGGAAGTTTGTTCTGGCACTCCTCTTCCCTCCACTACTG AAAGTCTGCGGTGCGTATGTCTACCTCCTCTTCATGATCGTGGCTCTGGTCGCCTTCACCTTCACCTGGATTCGCCTCCCGGAGACAAAAGGTCGCACATTTGATGACATTGCAGAGTTGTTCAGAGGAGCAGATGAAATTCCTCTGCACAATAAGATGGGATTCAACACTTTCACCTGA